A window of Flavobacterium branchiarum contains these coding sequences:
- a CDS encoding glycerophosphodiester phosphodiesterase — MLKIAHRGARGYEPENTLQAFQKAIQMKADGIELDVQLSSDGHLIVIHDETIDRTTNGKGFVNNLSLQELKDFRIENKHQIPTLSEVLDLVNQQCFINIELKGIGTADAVVTLIELYISEKNWSYDSFLVSSFDWEYLKQINSLNPKIAIGVLTETDIESAITFAKEIKAKAIHPDFHLLNKENTKQIQEIGFQVFPWTVNEKEDIAKIKTYNVNGIISDFTDRI, encoded by the coding sequence ATGCTAAAAATAGCCCATCGTGGAGCAAGAGGGTACGAACCCGAAAACACCTTACAAGCCTTTCAGAAAGCAATCCAAATGAAAGCCGATGGCATTGAATTAGATGTACAACTTAGTTCAGATGGTCATCTTATTGTAATTCATGATGAAACGATTGATAGAACTACCAACGGAAAAGGTTTTGTAAATAACCTATCTTTGCAAGAATTAAAAGATTTCCGAATAGAAAACAAACATCAAATTCCAACATTATCAGAAGTTCTGGATTTAGTAAATCAGCAATGTTTTATTAATATCGAATTAAAAGGTATTGGAACTGCAGATGCTGTAGTAACATTAATTGAATTATACATTTCAGAAAAAAACTGGAGCTACGATTCTTTTCTTGTTTCAAGTTTCGATTGGGAATATCTAAAACAAATTAATTCTCTGAATCCAAAAATAGCAATTGGGGTTTTAACAGAAACGGATATTGAATCGGCTATTACTTTTGCAAAAGAAATAAAAGCCAAAGCAATACATCCCGATTTTCATTTGCTAAACAAAGAGAACACAAAACAAATACAAGAAATAGGATTTCAGGTTTTTCCTTGGACGGTTAATGAAAAGGAAGACATTGCAAAAATAAAAACATACAACGTAAACGGAATCATTAGTGATTTTACAGATAGAATATGA
- a CDS encoding NAD(P)/FAD-dependent oxidoreductase — translation MTQNFDIIIVGGGAAGFFTAINIVEKNSKLKVAILERGSEVLTKVRISGGGRCNVTHACFEPNELVKFYPRGEKELRGPFHQFCSGDTIEWFEKHGVELKIEDDGRLFPASNSSQTIIDCFLKATAKLGITVLTGQSVQSIYKNENFWKIETQNQNYIADKLVLATGSNPKIWEMLQTFGHAIISPVPSLFTFNIKDPRIKELPGVAAQATVKVKETKLESTGPLLITHWGMSGPAILKLSAWGARILHDKNYQFTIFVNWLNDVDTEDAEKKLKELKQEHAKKAVSKKSPFDFPNRLWESLVLASSIETETKWADLSKVQLQNLANQLTNATFQVNGKSTFKEEFVTAGGIDLKEINFKTMESKLHEKLYFAGEIVNIDAITGGFNFQNAWTSGFIVANNI, via the coding sequence ATGACTCAAAATTTTGATATAATAATAGTAGGTGGTGGAGCAGCAGGATTTTTTACAGCAATAAATATTGTAGAGAAAAACTCAAAATTAAAAGTCGCTATTTTAGAACGAGGATCCGAAGTACTTACAAAAGTTCGTATTTCTGGTGGAGGGCGTTGTAATGTAACACACGCTTGTTTTGAACCTAATGAATTGGTTAAATTTTATCCGCGTGGCGAAAAAGAATTACGAGGACCATTTCATCAATTCTGTTCGGGAGACACAATCGAATGGTTCGAAAAGCATGGAGTAGAATTAAAAATTGAAGATGACGGAAGGCTATTTCCTGCATCTAATTCTTCTCAAACTATTATAGATTGTTTTTTAAAAGCTACTGCAAAATTAGGCATTACTGTACTTACAGGACAAAGTGTACAATCAATCTATAAAAATGAAAATTTCTGGAAAATCGAAACACAAAATCAGAATTATATAGCTGATAAATTGGTTCTAGCAACCGGAAGCAATCCTAAAATATGGGAAATGCTACAAACTTTTGGACATGCAATTATAAGCCCTGTCCCTTCCCTATTTACATTTAACATAAAAGACCCAAGAATAAAAGAATTACCGGGCGTAGCAGCACAAGCAACTGTAAAAGTAAAAGAGACCAAACTCGAATCTACAGGGCCGTTATTAATAACACACTGGGGAATGAGCGGACCAGCAATTCTGAAACTTTCGGCTTGGGGAGCTCGTATTTTGCATGACAAAAATTATCAATTCACCATTTTTGTAAATTGGTTAAACGATGTAGATACCGAAGATGCTGAGAAAAAATTAAAAGAATTAAAACAGGAACATGCTAAAAAAGCCGTTTCAAAAAAATCACCTTTTGACTTTCCAAATCGATTATGGGAAAGTTTAGTGCTTGCTTCTAGTATAGAAACTGAGACAAAATGGGCAGATTTATCTAAAGTTCAACTTCAGAATTTAGCCAATCAATTGACAAATGCAACATTCCAAGTAAATGGAAAAAGTACTTTTAAAGAAGAATTTGTAACCGCTGGCGGAATTGATTTAAAGGAAATTAACTTTAAAACTATGGAAAGCAAACTTCATGAGAAATTATATTTTGCTGGAGAGATTGTAAACATAGATGCCATAACAGGAGGGTTTAACTTTCAAAATGCATGGACAAGTGGGTTTATTGTAGCTAATAACATTTAG
- a CDS encoding Crp/Fnr family transcriptional regulator — protein sequence MESALKEQILSISSFTENEIEMILSCFEYEKFDSKTYLLPIGKISNKIFFIINGLARTYYLKNGKEITTYLSCDNGFISSYSSFINQTVSYENIHCLEECEVLSINYEKMQYLYTVIPNWERVGRILAEQNYLCMADRILKLQMIPAKEKYQTFLATAPQKIVQRTPLIHVASFLGITPESLSRIRQNIS from the coding sequence ATGGAGTCAGCATTAAAAGAACAAATACTCTCAATTTCTTCATTTACAGAAAATGAAATTGAAATGATTCTTTCGTGTTTTGAATATGAAAAATTTGATTCCAAAACATACCTCTTGCCTATTGGAAAAATCAGTAACAAGATTTTCTTCATCATAAACGGATTGGCTCGTACGTATTACCTCAAAAACGGAAAAGAAATCACTACCTATTTAAGCTGTGACAATGGCTTTATAAGCTCCTATTCGAGTTTTATAAATCAAACCGTTTCTTACGAAAACATTCATTGCCTTGAAGAATGTGAAGTTCTTTCTATAAACTATGAGAAAATGCAGTATTTATATACTGTAATTCCAAATTGGGAACGTGTAGGAAGAATTCTGGCTGAACAAAACTATCTCTGTATGGCCGACAGAATATTAAAACTTCAAATGATTCCTGCAAAAGAAAAATACCAGACTTTTCTAGCAACTGCTCCTCAAAAAATTGTTCAAAGAACACCATTAATTCATGTTGCCTCATTTTTAGGAATAACTCCAGAATCCTTAAGCCGTATCAGGCAAAACATTTCTTAA
- a CDS encoding MBL fold metallo-hydrolase encodes MKKIAEDVYQISLFPRNAINCYLIGDVLIDAGIKSSASIILNALKDKIVTKHVLTHAHADHQGSSKIICETLKIPLWCNALEKASAENGNVTFDYPNPTHLISRFQQKFWAGKGHPVSHTIKEGDQIAGFSVVETPGHSKGHLSFFRKKDSLLIVGDVMTNMNLMTTIVGLNEPPNLFTSDKELNRKSILKLASLEPKILCFGHGPILINNGEFEKFVNKIILK; translated from the coding sequence ATGAAAAAAATAGCCGAAGATGTGTACCAAATTTCTTTATTTCCTAGAAATGCAATTAATTGTTATTTAATAGGAGATGTACTAATTGATGCTGGAATAAAAAGTTCTGCATCTATTATTCTAAATGCTTTAAAAGACAAAATTGTAACAAAACATGTACTCACGCATGCACATGCAGATCATCAAGGCAGTAGCAAAATTATATGTGAAACACTAAAAATTCCACTTTGGTGTAATGCATTAGAAAAAGCAAGTGCCGAAAACGGAAATGTTACTTTTGACTATCCAAATCCAACACATTTGATTTCAAGATTTCAACAAAAATTCTGGGCAGGAAAAGGGCATCCCGTTTCGCATACTATAAAAGAAGGAGACCAAATCGCAGGATTTTCAGTTGTAGAAACTCCTGGTCATTCAAAAGGGCATCTTTCCTTTTTTAGGAAAAAAGATAGCTTACTCATTGTTGGGGATGTAATGACAAATATGAATTTAATGACTACAATTGTTGGCTTAAATGAACCTCCTAATTTATTCACTTCTGACAAAGAATTAAATAGAAAGTCTATCCTAAAACTAGCTTCTTTAGAACCAAAAATTCTCTGCTTTGGCCATGGACCCATTTTAATAAACAATGGAGAGTTCGAAAAGTTTGTAAATAAAATTATCCTTAAATAA
- a CDS encoding TspO/MBR family protein — protein MNKITRILAVVVTCLAIGYFSGIVTRSSIETWYPTLIKPSFNPPNWVFAPAWSLLYLLMGVAAGLVWDRIEHEKEAVKNALVFFAIQLALNALWSYLFFGLMNPLLALIEIVVLWLMIYETLLKFIKINKVAGYLLVPYLLWVSFATILTASIWWLNK, from the coding sequence ATGAATAAAATCACTCGAATTTTAGCGGTTGTTGTTACCTGTCTTGCTATTGGATATTTTTCTGGAATAGTTACAAGATCGAGTATTGAAACTTGGTATCCAACTCTGATTAAGCCAAGTTTTAATCCGCCTAATTGGGTTTTTGCACCAGCTTGGAGCTTGCTTTATCTTTTGATGGGTGTAGCTGCTGGATTAGTTTGGGATCGAATAGAACATGAAAAAGAAGCGGTTAAGAATGCCTTGGTTTTCTTTGCGATACAATTAGCCTTAAATGCTTTATGGTCTTATTTGTTCTTCGGACTGATGAATCCGTTATTGGCGCTTATAGAAATTGTTGTTCTATGGTTAATGATTTATGAAACGCTTTTAAAATTTATTAAAATCAATAAAGTTGCTGGATATCTTCTGGTACCATATTTACTTTGGGTAAGTTTTGCAACAATATTGACTGCAAGCATTTGGTGGCTTAATAAATAA
- a CDS encoding diphosphomevalonate/mevalonate 3,5-bisphosphate decarboxylase family protein: protein MFTANDFIPKKYTADITKGNFEWSAPSNIALVKYWGKKDNQIPANPSVSFTLNNCKTITKLAFDKKETSNDFTFDLLFEGKPKEDFKPKIQKFLERIFLYLPFLKDYHFTIDTQNTFPHSSGIASSASGMAALAMNFMSLEKVLNPDMTDEYFYQKASFLARLGSGSACRSVKGNVVVWGNQANIKGSSDLFGVEFPHAIHQNFHNYQDTILLVDKGEKQVSSTVGHDLMHDHPYAERRFAQAHENLDKLIGIFENGNLDEFIKVVESEALTLHAMMMTSMPYYILMKPNTLQIINAIWKFRTETQIPVCFTLDAGANVHVLYPENVTEKVLQFIKDELVVFCQNGQYLCDKIGEGAIAL from the coding sequence ATGTTTACAGCAAACGATTTTATTCCAAAAAAATATACAGCAGATATCACAAAAGGTAACTTTGAGTGGAGCGCACCAAGTAACATTGCTTTAGTAAAATACTGGGGAAAAAAAGACAATCAAATTCCCGCTAATCCATCGGTTAGTTTTACATTAAACAACTGTAAAACAATTACCAAACTAGCTTTCGACAAAAAAGAAACTTCAAATGATTTTACTTTCGATTTACTTTTTGAAGGAAAACCAAAAGAAGATTTTAAACCTAAAATTCAGAAATTCCTAGAACGTATTTTTCTTTATTTACCTTTCTTAAAAGACTATCATTTTACAATAGATACCCAAAATACATTTCCTCATAGTTCAGGAATAGCTTCTTCGGCATCTGGAATGGCCGCTTTGGCAATGAATTTCATGAGCCTTGAAAAAGTGTTGAATCCAGATATGACAGACGAATACTTTTATCAAAAAGCATCTTTCCTTGCTCGATTAGGATCAGGAAGTGCTTGCCGAAGTGTAAAAGGAAACGTTGTTGTTTGGGGAAATCAAGCAAATATAAAAGGAAGCTCTGATTTATTTGGAGTAGAATTTCCACATGCAATTCATCAAAACTTTCATAATTACCAAGACACTATTTTATTAGTTGACAAAGGCGAAAAACAAGTTTCGAGTACGGTAGGACATGACTTAATGCACGATCATCCTTATGCAGAAAGACGTTTTGCACAAGCTCACGAAAATTTAGACAAACTAATTGGTATTTTTGAAAATGGAAATCTAGACGAATTCATCAAAGTAGTCGAAAGCGAAGCGCTAACATTACACGCTATGATGATGACCTCTATGCCGTATTATATACTAATGAAACCAAACACATTACAGATAATTAATGCGATTTGGAAATTCAGAACTGAAACTCAAATTCCGGTTTGTTTTACGCTAGATGCAGGAGCAAATGTTCATGTTTTATATCCCGAAAACGTTACAGAAAAAGTACTACAATTTATTAAGGACGAATTAGTTGTATTTTGCCAGAATGGTCAGTACCTTTGCGACAAAATTGGAGAAGGTGCAATTGCATTATAA
- a CDS encoding mevalonate kinase family protein, which translates to MKGPLFYSKILLFGEYGIIRDSKGLSIPYNFYNGALKKTENPSAEAISSNQSLSKFTSYLETLQAEQPDLVTFDLATLKDDVESGMYFDSSIPQGYGVGSSGALVAAIYDKYAQNKITVLENLTREKLLQLKTIFSQMESFFHGKSSGLDPLNSYLSIPILINSKDNIEATGIPNQSFDGKGAVFLLDSGIVGETAPMVNIFMENLKDKGFRTMLKNQFVKYTDACVENFLHGDMKSLFSNTKKLSKVVLNNFKPMIPEQFHGIWQNGIDTNDYYLKLCGSGGGGYILGFTEDLERAKQSLKDYKLEVVYQF; encoded by the coding sequence ATGAAAGGACCATTATTTTACTCAAAAATATTACTTTTTGGAGAGTACGGAATAATCCGTGATTCAAAAGGACTTTCTATCCCTTATAATTTTTACAATGGTGCCTTGAAGAAAACCGAAAATCCTTCGGCAGAAGCCATTTCATCAAATCAAAGTTTAAGCAAGTTTACATCTTACCTTGAAACATTACAAGCAGAGCAACCAGACTTGGTAACTTTTGACTTGGCAACTTTAAAGGATGATGTAGAATCTGGGATGTATTTTGACTCAAGTATTCCACAAGGATATGGAGTTGGTAGTAGTGGCGCATTAGTTGCTGCTATTTATGATAAATACGCTCAAAACAAAATCACGGTTCTAGAAAATTTAACTCGTGAGAAACTATTACAGCTAAAAACTATTTTCTCACAAATGGAAAGTTTTTTCCACGGAAAAAGTTCAGGTTTAGATCCTTTAAATAGCTACTTAAGCATTCCGATTTTAATAAATTCTAAAGATAATATTGAAGCAACTGGAATTCCTAATCAAAGTTTTGACGGGAAAGGCGCTGTGTTCTTATTAGATTCAGGAATTGTTGGAGAAACTGCTCCAATGGTAAACATCTTTATGGAAAATCTTAAAGACAAAGGTTTCCGTACGATGCTAAAAAACCAATTTGTAAAATATACAGATGCTTGTGTGGAAAACTTTTTACACGGCGACATGAAGTCATTATTCAGTAATACCAAAAAATTATCAAAAGTAGTTTTGAATAATTTCAAACCTATGATTCCAGAACAATTTCATGGCATCTGGCAAAATGGTATTGATACAAATGATTACTACTTAAAATTATGTGGTTCTGGCGGTGGTGGTTATATTCTAGGTTTTACCGAAGATTTAGAACGCGCTAAGCAATCATTAAAAGACTACAAACTAGAAGTAGTTTACCAATTTTAA
- a CDS encoding geranylgeranylglycerol-phosphate geranylgeranyltransferase produces MLSRQNKILAMKVISLFSVVRGYNIPIIILAQYLSAIFILAPEKRALDILLDFHLFLIVFASAITIASGYIINNFYDSQKDLINRPNKSMLDRLVSQKTKLSVYFTLNFIAALMALIVSWKAFLFFSVYIFLIWFYSHKIKKFPLIGNLMAALLAVLPFFAILLYFYNQISFDDLENQKGHFAVIFAHATFLFLLLLIREMIKDLENLKGDLANNYKTIPILYGERTSKKIITLLTFLTIAPVYILIEVYDIGYMDIYFYSCFIVLIFFLLYLWKSSSKTQFLLLHNVLKFLIVSGVFCIVLINPSVLWHGKTLLLKI; encoded by the coding sequence ATGTTGAGCCGTCAGAATAAAATTTTAGCGATGAAAGTTATAAGTTTGTTCTCCGTAGTGAGAGGTTACAATATACCTATTATTATTTTGGCCCAATATTTATCGGCAATATTTATCCTCGCTCCCGAAAAAAGGGCACTTGATATTTTATTGGATTTCCATTTGTTTTTAATTGTTTTCGCATCGGCAATTACCATCGCATCTGGTTATATCATAAATAATTTCTACGATAGCCAGAAAGACCTAATTAATCGTCCAAACAAATCAATGTTGGATCGATTGGTAAGTCAAAAAACAAAACTAAGCGTTTATTTCACGCTCAATTTCATAGCTGCACTAATGGCGCTAATTGTGTCATGGAAAGCTTTTTTATTTTTTTCAGTATATATTTTTCTCATTTGGTTTTACTCCCATAAAATTAAAAAATTCCCATTAATAGGAAATCTTATGGCGGCATTGTTGGCCGTTTTACCATTCTTTGCTATCTTATTATATTTCTACAATCAGATATCGTTTGATGATTTAGAAAACCAAAAAGGCCATTTTGCCGTAATCTTTGCTCACGCTACATTTTTATTCTTATTACTATTAATACGTGAAATGATAAAAGATTTAGAAAATTTAAAAGGTGACTTGGCAAACAACTACAAAACTATTCCGATTCTCTATGGCGAAAGAACCTCAAAAAAGATCATTACTCTTTTAACTTTTCTAACCATCGCTCCTGTATACATCCTTATCGAAGTATATGACATTGGCTATATGGATATTTATTTCTATTCTTGCTTTATAGTTTTAATATTTTTCTTACTCTATCTTTGGAAATCAAGCTCTAAGACACAATTTTTATTATTACACAATGTCTTGAAATTTCTTATCGTTTCGGGGGTATTTTGTATTGTACTAATTAATCCAAGTGTTTTGTGGCACGGAAAAACATTACTTTTAAAAATCTAA
- a CDS encoding pseudouridine synthase, with protein MNNKEGNNKGKGPRANSSRPNSNKPKPAMQKRAQGPKKAKPNTKIAEEAAEKATKKPNQAPKRQKAADEIRLNKYIANSGACSRRDADIYIQSGNVKVNGVPVVEMGYLVKPGDVVNFDGAVLTPEKKEYILLNKPKNFTTAFDEGQEFRNVLELVRGSTNAKIAAVGRMDKNTTGLLLFTNDTDMLRKFTLPSQKSSKIYQVSLDKNLKFEDLEKINKGLVLDGHRVFVEDISYIDNEPKSEIGLKLRSSNVKVVRSIFEHFDYDVLRIDRVAFAGLTKKNLPRGNWRMLTEQEIINLKNV; from the coding sequence ATGAATAACAAGGAAGGCAATAATAAAGGAAAAGGACCAAGAGCAAATAGTTCAAGACCCAACTCAAATAAGCCAAAACCTGCCATGCAAAAGCGTGCACAAGGGCCTAAAAAAGCGAAGCCGAATACTAAAATAGCGGAAGAAGCTGCTGAAAAAGCTACTAAAAAACCGAATCAAGCACCTAAAAGACAAAAAGCTGCTGATGAGATTCGTTTAAATAAATATATTGCTAATTCTGGCGCGTGTTCACGTCGTGATGCAGATATTTACATCCAATCTGGAAATGTAAAAGTAAATGGCGTTCCTGTTGTAGAAATGGGATACTTGGTTAAACCAGGAGATGTCGTTAATTTTGACGGAGCAGTTTTAACTCCAGAAAAGAAAGAATACATATTATTAAACAAGCCTAAAAACTTTACAACTGCTTTTGACGAAGGTCAAGAATTCCGTAATGTTTTAGAATTAGTTCGTGGTTCTACAAATGCTAAAATTGCTGCAGTAGGAAGAATGGACAAAAACACTACAGGTTTGTTGTTGTTTACAAATGATACTGACATGCTTCGTAAGTTTACTTTACCAAGCCAAAAATCATCTAAAATATACCAAGTTTCATTAGATAAAAACTTGAAATTTGAAGATTTAGAAAAAATAAACAAAGGACTTGTTCTTGATGGACACCGTGTTTTTGTTGAAGACATAAGCTATATCGACAATGAACCAAAAAGTGAAATTGGACTTAAATTACGTTCATCAAACGTAAAAGTAGTTCGTTCTATTTTTGAGCACTTTGATTACGATGTATTACGCATCGACCGTGTAGCATTTGCAGGTTTAACCAAGAAGAATCTACCTAGAGGAAACTGGCGTATGCTTACAGAACAAGAAATTATTAATTTGAAGAACGTATAA